The following proteins are co-located in the Abditibacteriaceae bacterium genome:
- a CDS encoding CheR family methyltransferase produces MTEELLQKFTELIAARTGLHVRDKDRTTLVRGLEARMSALSLVAPESYLCLIERAPGAREGEWKHLLPLLTNGESYFLRDKGQLSLIQTRILPDLMAQRKREKTLRVWSAGCSTGEEVYSLAMIFDGALPRGAGWNVSIVGTDINEESLAKARRGVYGEWAFRALDETLRRRYFQDGNEVNAALRSTVSFRTLNLRDDDWPSRTSGIFDIDLILCRNVLIYFRPEAVAHTLSRLTAALRPCGFLLTGHAELAGHNPAPLQVRAFPESVAYQKPAVGAEIRAPQPSPRPERAPTNFAVKAQVQSKPTVLVSAETLRIAPVAKASTTPNSTPVNAAKTSMEELCNAARRFADIGNYADAVRCCREAIAVDIIAPHAYFLWAQVAAETGSPGEAKDLLKKVIYLAPTQPDAYLELAALYEAEGDAARAKRMRETALDALRTLPAGATLTHSNALAVDVARHLEETSAGHTAPQSNSASRAAGRL; encoded by the coding sequence ATGACCGAAGAACTGCTTCAGAAATTCACCGAACTCATCGCTGCGCGCACTGGCCTTCACGTCCGCGATAAAGACCGCACAACTCTTGTGCGTGGTTTAGAGGCGCGCATGAGTGCGCTTTCGCTGGTCGCGCCCGAATCCTACTTGTGCCTCATTGAAAGGGCACCGGGCGCGCGCGAAGGTGAATGGAAGCATTTGCTGCCGTTGCTGACGAACGGCGAAAGCTATTTTCTGCGCGACAAAGGACAGCTTTCCCTGATTCAAACGCGCATCTTGCCCGACCTGATGGCGCAGCGCAAACGCGAGAAAACCCTGCGCGTGTGGAGCGCAGGTTGTTCGACGGGTGAGGAAGTGTATTCTCTCGCGATGATTTTCGATGGCGCTTTGCCGCGCGGCGCGGGCTGGAACGTTTCGATTGTCGGCACCGACATCAACGAAGAATCGCTCGCCAAAGCGCGGCGTGGTGTTTATGGCGAATGGGCGTTTCGCGCGCTCGACGAAACCTTGCGCCGTCGTTATTTTCAGGACGGCAACGAAGTCAACGCGGCGCTGCGCTCGACGGTTTCGTTCCGCACTCTGAATCTGCGCGACGACGATTGGCCTTCACGCACCAGCGGCATCTTCGACATCGATTTGATTTTGTGCCGCAACGTCCTGATTTATTTTCGGCCCGAAGCTGTCGCGCACACTCTTTCGCGCCTGACGGCAGCTCTGCGGCCCTGCGGATTTCTGCTCACGGGGCACGCGGAGCTTGCCGGACACAACCCCGCGCCGCTTCAGGTGCGCGCCTTTCCCGAATCGGTGGCGTATCAAAAGCCCGCAGTAGGAGCAGAAATCCGCGCGCCGCAGCCCTCGCCTCGACCAGAGCGCGCTCCCACGAACTTCGCTGTCAAAGCGCAAGTACAGTCGAAACCGACCGTACTTGTGAGCGCAGAAACATTGCGCATCGCGCCCGTCGCAAAAGCAAGCACAACACCGAATAGCACGCCGGTAAATGCTGCAAAAACCAGCATGGAAGAGTTGTGCAATGCCGCGCGGCGTTTTGCCGATATTGGAAATTATGCCGATGCTGTGCGCTGTTGCCGCGAAGCAATTGCCGTTGATATCATTGCGCCTCACGCATATTTCTTGTGGGCGCAAGTTGCAGCCGAAACCGGCTCGCCTGGCGAAGCGAAAGATTTGCTGAAAAAAGTAATTTATCTCGCACCTACGCAGCCCGATGCCTATCTGGAACTGGCCGCTCTTTACGAAGCCGAAGGCGACGCGGCGCGCGCCAAACGAATGCGTGAAACGGCGCTCGATGCGCTGCGCACTTTGCCCGCAGGTGCGACTCTCACGCACAGCAATGCTTTGGCGGTTGATGTTGCGCGTCATCTCGAGGAAACATCCGCAGGCCATACTGCACCGCAGAGTAATTCTGCGTCGCGCGCAGCAGGCCGCTTATGA
- a CDS encoding diguanylate cyclase yields MTDTASLSEPNAPAFVLIVEDSRTQAAMLRSLLEKHGYQVEIASDGSKALDCARNRKPALVISDIVMPMMDGFEMCAALKAEVSLADVPVLLLTTLGDPIDIVRGLQAGADYYVTKPYDPDYLQNTVAQIVGQQSAGIFKQHDPREELEFDLSGQHHRVSAGRRQMLNLLLSTYTNAVLQNRVLMQTQHELRTVNSQLVAQREQIEAQQRELREINTLLHQQATRDGLTGLRNRRALMERLDEEIERTRRHATPFSLMMIDVDKFKQFNDSFGHPAGDQVLCQVARLMEEQARGTDFVARYGGEEFVILLANTEEETARVAAERVRVAIETASWPLRAVTASIGIATIPYAPDADKTAYDETMFLSRADTALYASKTAGRNRVTHANDLS; encoded by the coding sequence TTGACTGATACGGCCTCTCTCTCGGAGCCAAACGCGCCTGCATTTGTTCTCATTGTGGAAGATTCGCGCACGCAGGCTGCCATGCTGCGCTCGTTATTGGAGAAGCACGGCTATCAGGTTGAAATCGCGTCCGATGGCAGCAAGGCGCTCGACTGCGCACGAAACCGCAAACCCGCGCTCGTGATTTCCGACATCGTGATGCCGATGATGGACGGCTTTGAAATGTGCGCTGCGCTCAAAGCCGAAGTTTCTTTGGCCGATGTTCCGGTTCTGCTTCTGACCACGCTCGGCGACCCAATCGATATTGTGCGCGGCTTGCAAGCGGGCGCCGATTATTACGTCACCAAACCTTACGACCCCGATTATTTGCAAAATACCGTCGCGCAAATCGTCGGGCAGCAAAGCGCGGGAATTTTCAAGCAGCACGATCCGCGCGAAGAATTGGAATTCGATTTATCGGGCCAGCACCATCGCGTGAGCGCCGGACGGCGGCAGATGCTGAACCTGCTGCTGTCGACGTACACCAATGCGGTTTTGCAAAACCGCGTCTTGATGCAAACGCAACACGAGTTGCGTACCGTGAATTCGCAACTCGTCGCGCAGCGCGAACAAATCGAAGCGCAACAGCGCGAACTGCGCGAAATCAATACGTTGCTGCATCAGCAAGCCACGCGCGATGGCCTCACCGGATTGCGCAATCGCCGCGCTTTGATGGAACGGCTCGACGAAGAAATCGAGCGCACGCGCCGTCACGCCACACCGTTTTCGTTGATGATGATCGACGTGGACAAATTCAAGCAATTCAACGACAGCTTTGGTCATCCGGCAGGCGACCAAGTGTTGTGTCAGGTCGCCCGGCTGATGGAAGAACAGGCGCGCGGCACCGATTTCGTTGCGCGTTACGGCGGCGAAGAATTTGTGATTCTGCTGGCGAACACCGAAGAAGAAACGGCGCGCGTCGCTGCCGAGCGTGTGCGCGTCGCGATTGAAACCGCCTCGTGGCCATTGCGCGCCGTCACCGCCAGCATCGGCATTGCCACAATCCCCTACGCGCCCGATGCCGACAAAACGGCCTACGATGAAACGATGTTTCTTTCACGCGCCGACACCGCGCTTTATGCTTCCAAAACCGCAGGCCGCAACCGCGTTACACACGCCAACGATTTAAGCTGA
- a CDS encoding chemotaxis protein CheW, translating into MTTALSPMAFRAPNDEASATYLLCALRGGLYGLEALAVNEVMPLPEVTSIGESPSHIEGVVDVRGKLIPVFDLAAAFGLEARAPRLSDALVVLEQNGEVAAFAIDEVCDVQTIGAAAIEKPLDAPVNALVAGLAKTEDGIVQLLRTAFFFAEAHAATAMEARSNSTVLEGEIEAVRANRFLWLTDEERAVFQSRAHALRRPLESGSTENQTAALAVVQLSGEFFGFNVSLVREFAPLRHWTPVPFAPAPVMGLINLRGEILPLVDLRPLLSLPIRNEEGGASSHVVMVESEDVRVAIRVDSIIDIFHATQAVAEETSGGAGRENLQGTIPYRGKMLAILDVARLLDAVRQ; encoded by the coding sequence ATGACAACAGCTCTTTCACCGATGGCGTTTCGCGCGCCCAACGACGAAGCCAGCGCAACCTATTTGCTGTGCGCGCTGCGCGGCGGCTTATATGGGTTGGAAGCGCTCGCAGTCAACGAAGTGATGCCGTTGCCGGAAGTAACCTCGATTGGAGAAAGCCCCTCGCATATTGAAGGTGTCGTTGATGTGCGCGGCAAACTCATTCCGGTCTTCGACCTCGCTGCTGCCTTTGGTTTGGAAGCGCGGGCGCCACGCCTTTCCGACGCGCTTGTCGTGCTGGAACAAAACGGCGAAGTTGCGGCTTTCGCTATCGATGAAGTGTGCGACGTGCAAACCATTGGAGCCGCTGCAATAGAAAAGCCGCTCGATGCTCCGGTAAATGCCCTCGTTGCGGGGCTGGCGAAAACCGAAGACGGAATCGTGCAGTTGCTGCGCACCGCATTTTTCTTCGCCGAAGCACACGCCGCGACGGCAATGGAAGCACGGTCGAATTCGACCGTACTTGAAGGTGAAATCGAGGCGGTGCGTGCGAACCGCTTTTTGTGGTTGACCGATGAAGAGCGCGCTGTTTTTCAGTCGCGCGCGCACGCGCTGCGCCGCCCGCTCGAAAGCGGCAGCACCGAGAATCAAACCGCAGCATTGGCTGTTGTGCAACTGAGCGGGGAATTTTTCGGTTTCAATGTGTCCCTCGTGCGCGAATTTGCGCCTCTTCGCCACTGGACGCCGGTGCCGTTTGCACCGGCGCCGGTGATGGGCCTTATTAATTTGCGGGGCGAAATTTTGCCTCTCGTCGATTTGCGGCCTTTGTTATCGTTGCCGATACGCAACGAAGAAGGCGGCGCGTCCTCGCACGTTGTCATGGTCGAATCTGAAGATGTTCGTGTGGCCATTCGTGTCGATTCGATTATCGATATTTTTCACGCGACACAGGCCGTTGCCGAAGAAACATCGGGGGGCGCTGGCCGCGAGAATTTGCAAGGCACTATTCCGTATCGTGGGAAAATGCTCGCGATTCTCGATGTCGCCCGTCTGCTCGATGCCGTGCGGCAGTGA
- a CDS encoding hybrid sensor histidine kinase/response regulator, whose translation MIEDKELLSLFREECEEYLQNLDDGLMRLETEPHDAAVLQHVFRDAHSLKGAARMLGLSDIEIVAHQFEDALGGAARGGKTLASGQIETLLQALDALRSLVREAVTGQASGVNVAAVLTKLQSAPAQSTVEIDRTSEASQTQIAAEVEVEPEEKSIAPLPTQEIQVDLTPEHASEWSDETRLETVSTEAVTSEAVAGEALSAEAVPVARWNIETIRVEPSRLDSLLAMAGELVVATTRARRGRIEFEALRTWREDAAKAVSLQNHALRELERTVDRTGRAAPREEKNAVDASALRELRRLAERETERLEALDSLLVRLGATYEDVNRLDAVVAELESSIRGIRLLPLSTLFQLFPRPVRDLAKAQDKEIRFIVEGGETTADKRILEDIKDPLMHMIRNAIDHGIEPAQLRAQTGKPREATLRLRGYQTATQVVIELSDDGRGLDLEAIRRSALQKGLASEDELRALQPRQVQNLIFAPGFSTSAMITDVSGRGVGLDVVRANVERLRGTIYVESAVGKGCTFRLTLPVTLATMRVLLVQLGERSYAIPVENIERIQRVLPEEIFALQGRASINLGGAPVPIVSLAALLGLPRTGNDETTCVILADGSNRLAVTIDTLIDEQEIMLKPLGVLLGTIPAVMGATILDTGDVCLVLQPQGLLARAGEGASLSDAVSPLNLPDKDTLAMRPKTILLVEDSITTRTQEKRILEGAGYSVVTAVDGLDGWQKLQTGTFDAVVSDVEMPNLDGLSLAARIRADAKHSELPIILVTSLASEEDRRRGVEVGASAYITKGTFDQKALLDALKALV comes from the coding sequence ATGATTGAAGATAAAGAACTTCTCTCGCTTTTTCGTGAAGAATGCGAGGAGTATTTGCAAAATCTGGACGACGGCCTGATGCGGCTCGAAACCGAGCCGCACGATGCCGCCGTATTGCAACACGTCTTCCGCGACGCGCACAGCCTCAAAGGCGCCGCGCGAATGCTGGGGCTGAGCGACATCGAAATTGTGGCGCATCAGTTTGAGGATGCCCTTGGCGGCGCGGCGCGCGGCGGAAAAACTCTCGCGTCCGGGCAAATCGAAACGCTGTTGCAAGCACTCGATGCGTTGCGTTCGCTCGTCCGCGAAGCCGTGACGGGACAAGCGTCAGGCGTCAATGTCGCTGCTGTTTTAACAAAACTGCAAAGCGCTCCGGCACAGAGTACGGTCGAAATCGACCGTACTTCCGAAGCGAGCCAAACGCAAATCGCAGCAGAAGTTGAAGTCGAGCCCGAAGAAAAATCCATTGCGCCGCTGCCAACGCAAGAAATTCAGGTTGATCTCACGCCCGAACACGCATCCGAATGGAGCGATGAAACACGTCTTGAAACTGTTTCTACGGAAGCGGTTACAAGTGAGGCCGTTGCCGGTGAAGCGCTTTCTGCGGAAGCCGTTCCGGTCGCGCGCTGGAATATTGAAACGATTCGTGTCGAGCCTTCGCGGCTTGATAGCTTGCTGGCTATGGCGGGTGAACTCGTTGTTGCAACAACGCGCGCGCGACGCGGACGCATCGAGTTCGAAGCGCTTCGAACCTGGCGCGAGGATGCGGCCAAAGCGGTGTCACTGCAAAACCACGCTCTTCGCGAACTGGAACGCACCGTCGACCGCACCGGACGTGCCGCGCCGCGTGAAGAGAAAAACGCCGTTGATGCATCGGCGCTGCGCGAACTGCGACGACTGGCCGAGCGCGAAACCGAGCGTTTGGAAGCGCTCGATTCCCTCTTGGTCCGGCTGGGCGCGACGTATGAAGATGTCAACCGGCTTGATGCGGTTGTCGCCGAATTGGAATCGTCGATTCGCGGCATTCGCTTGCTGCCGCTTTCGACGCTTTTTCAACTGTTCCCGCGTCCGGTGCGCGATCTGGCGAAAGCGCAGGACAAGGAAATTCGTTTCATTGTCGAAGGCGGCGAAACCACTGCCGACAAGCGCATTCTCGAAGACATCAAAGACCCGTTGATGCACATGATTCGCAACGCCATCGATCATGGCATCGAACCGGCGCAACTGCGCGCGCAAACGGGCAAGCCACGCGAAGCCACCTTGCGCTTGCGCGGTTACCAAACGGCAACGCAGGTTGTGATTGAACTCAGCGACGACGGGCGCGGCCTCGATTTGGAAGCGATTCGCCGCAGCGCGCTGCAAAAAGGGCTGGCGAGTGAAGACGAATTGCGCGCATTGCAGCCGCGCCAGGTGCAAAACCTGATTTTCGCTCCCGGCTTTTCGACCAGTGCGATGATTACCGATGTGTCGGGGCGCGGCGTTGGCCTTGATGTGGTGCGCGCCAATGTCGAGCGGCTGCGCGGCACGATTTATGTCGAGTCGGCGGTTGGCAAAGGCTGTACGTTTCGCCTGACTCTGCCGGTCACCCTCGCAACGATGCGCGTTTTGCTGGTGCAACTGGGCGAGCGTTCGTATGCGATTCCGGTGGAGAACATCGAGCGCATTCAGCGTGTTCTACCGGAAGAAATTTTTGCGTTGCAAGGCCGCGCTTCGATTAATCTGGGCGGCGCGCCGGTGCCGATTGTTTCGCTCGCGGCACTGCTTGGCTTGCCGCGCACAGGAAATGACGAAACAACGTGCGTCATTCTGGCCGATGGCTCGAACCGGTTAGCAGTCACTATTGATACGCTTATCGATGAGCAGGAAATTATGCTCAAGCCGCTGGGCGTGTTGTTGGGCACAATTCCCGCCGTCATGGGCGCCACGATTCTCGATACGGGTGACGTGTGCCTTGTGTTGCAACCACAAGGACTTCTCGCACGCGCCGGAGAAGGCGCTTCGCTTTCGGACGCCGTATCGCCGCTGAATTTGCCGGATAAGGACACACTTGCCATGCGCCCGAAAACCATTTTGCTGGTGGAAGATTCCATTACAACCCGCACCCAGGAAAAGCGTATTCTGGAAGGCGCAGGCTACAGCGTTGTCACCGCAGTCGATGGGCTGGATGGCTGGCAAAAATTGCAAACCGGAACCTTCGATGCGGTTGTCTCCGATGTGGAGATGCCTAACCTCGACGGGCTTTCGCTTGCGGCGCGCATTCGAGCCGACGCCAAACACAGTGAGCTGCCAATTATCCTTGTGACCTCGCTCGCTTCGGAAGAAGACCGGCGGCGCGGTGTTGAAGTTGGCGCCAGCGCGTATATCACCAAAGGCACCTTCGACCAGAAAGCTTTGCTCGATGCACTGAAGGCGCTAGTGTAG
- a CDS encoding transporter substrate-binding domain-containing protein: MRIFYLLFALLLASPLLAQAPSTVKPTPVPAAAKPADDTLRVVVRNIPPFVMKESGQMRGFSIDLWRNIGETLGVKTQFIEQPTVKTLLETVRSGQADVGIAAISITADRERQFDFSQPMFDAGLQILVRSADGGSASIWQLLASPSLLPLLAALPLLILIPAHIIYFVERNRPDGLIEDKRYIPGIGKAIWWSAGTIGAQVDEMPKGPLGRFFALVMMFVGVIFVAFFTAALTSALTVQQLQGDIKGPEDLPGKSVATITGSTAADYLRKNRVRVTEVPKIEDAYESLEKGKVQAVVFDSPVLLYYAANGGDGKVQVVGPIFRKEGYGIAVAENSPLRKRINTALLALRESGEYQSLYDKWFSQKS; the protein is encoded by the coding sequence ATGAGAATTTTTTATCTGTTGTTTGCCCTTCTGCTGGCATCGCCACTTCTCGCTCAAGCTCCTTCCACAGTTAAGCCAACTCCGGTTCCTGCCGCTGCCAAGCCAGCCGACGACACATTGCGCGTCGTCGTCCGTAACATTCCGCCGTTCGTGATGAAGGAAAGCGGGCAGATGCGCGGATTCAGCATCGATTTGTGGCGCAATATCGGCGAAACGCTTGGTGTAAAAACACAATTCATCGAACAGCCCACCGTTAAAACTTTGTTGGAGACAGTGCGTTCGGGCCAGGCCGATGTGGGCATCGCGGCAATTTCGATCACCGCCGACCGCGAGCGGCAATTCGATTTTTCCCAGCCGATGTTCGATGCCGGTTTGCAAATTCTGGTGCGCTCAGCCGACGGCGGCTCTGCTTCGATCTGGCAGTTGCTGGCTTCGCCATCGCTTCTGCCATTGCTGGCCGCACTTCCTCTGCTTATTCTTATTCCTGCTCACATTATTTACTTCGTTGAGCGAAACCGGCCAGACGGCTTAATCGAAGACAAGCGTTATATTCCAGGCATCGGCAAGGCGATTTGGTGGTCGGCAGGAACCATCGGTGCCCAGGTCGATGAGATGCCGAAAGGCCCGCTCGGTCGTTTCTTCGCTCTGGTGATGATGTTTGTCGGCGTTATATTCGTGGCTTTTTTTACAGCAGCCTTGACTTCGGCTCTTACCGTTCAGCAACTGCAGGGCGACATTAAAGGCCCGGAAGATTTGCCGGGTAAAAGCGTCGCAACGATTACCGGAAGCACCGCTGCCGATTACCTCCGTAAAAATCGCGTGCGCGTCACCGAAGTCCCGAAAATTGAGGACGCCTATGAATCGCTCGAAAAAGGAAAAGTGCAGGCCGTCGTTTTCGATTCGCCCGTGTTGCTTTACTATGCAGCCAACGGCGGCGATGGAAAAGTTCAGGTTGTCGGCCCGATTTTCCGCAAAGAAGGTTACGGTATCGCAGTTGCCGAAAACAGCCCGCTTCGTAAGCGCATTAACACAGCATTGCTTGCATTGCGCGAAAGCGGAGAATATCAATCGCTCTACGACAAATGGTTCAGCCAGAAAAGCTAA
- a CDS encoding chemotaxis protein CheB, producing MSIRVLLVEPSPLALAHLIKMIAGNPDIEIVAHARHGREALTLLEEAHPDVICVATAMSLVDGLELTRTIMSTQPRPILVMRDSGRDDAAEGAAMLEAGAVDCFVKPRAAPAPHDALTQELLAKLRRLSRVPVISRSRKDQGAAEVRSNSGPSPAVAAPAETEARAATGGEASGAFSLVAIGASTGGPQGLLAILTALPATFPAPVLCVQHIGKGFLGELVEWLDGQARIRVKIARSGELALAGTAYFPAEDHHLEIDSRGRLHLSPAPPAEGHRPSVSVLFKSVASTHSSRVIAVLLSGMGADGASGLKKVADSGGTTFAQNEATCAVFGMPKQAIELGAAQWILPPDEIASKIVSMVSRAAK from the coding sequence ATGTCGATTCGAGTTCTTCTGGTCGAGCCATCGCCGCTCGCACTCGCACATCTGATTAAGATGATCGCGGGCAATCCTGACATTGAAATCGTGGCGCACGCGCGTCATGGTCGCGAAGCTCTCACACTGTTAGAAGAAGCCCACCCCGACGTGATTTGTGTGGCAACCGCGATGAGCCTCGTGGATGGTCTGGAACTCACGCGCACGATTATGAGTACGCAGCCGCGCCCGATTTTGGTGATGCGTGACAGCGGACGCGATGACGCCGCCGAAGGCGCGGCGATGCTGGAAGCAGGCGCCGTCGATTGCTTCGTAAAGCCGCGCGCGGCCCCTGCACCTCATGATGCGCTGACGCAGGAGCTGCTTGCCAAACTGCGCCGCCTTTCGCGCGTGCCGGTAATTTCGCGCTCGCGCAAAGATCAGGGCGCTGCGGAAGTACGGTCGAATTCGGGGCCTTCCCCTGCGGTTGCGGCTCCTGCTGAAACGGAAGCACGCGCGGCTACGGGTGGAGAAGCGTCGGGCGCATTTTCACTCGTTGCTATCGGCGCTTCGACCGGCGGGCCGCAAGGCTTGCTGGCAATTTTGACGGCCTTGCCCGCGACTTTTCCCGCGCCGGTTTTATGCGTGCAGCACATCGGCAAAGGCTTTCTGGGTGAACTGGTCGAATGGCTCGACGGGCAAGCGCGTATCCGGGTGAAAATCGCGCGTTCGGGCGAACTGGCTCTGGCTGGAACCGCTTACTTCCCCGCTGAAGATCATCATCTGGAAATCGATTCGCGGGGGCGCCTTCATCTTTCGCCGGCGCCGCCTGCTGAAGGGCATCGACCTTCGGTTTCGGTATTATTTAAATCGGTGGCTTCAACGCATAGTTCGCGAGTTATTGCGGTTCTCCTTTCGGGCATGGGCGCCGATGGAGCGAGCGGCCTCAAGAAAGTCGCCGATTCAGGCGGGACAACATTCGCCCAGAACGAAGCAACCTGTGCTGTATTTGGAATGCCCAAGCAAGCGATTGAACTGGGCGCCGCGCAATGGATACTGCCGCCGGATGAAATCGCCTCCAAAATTGTCAGCATGGTCTCGCGCGCGGCGAAATAA
- a CDS encoding methyl-accepting chemotaxis protein produces MNSLRRLNVKSKLALLIGCFVVSFIAFALVARNTLEQAKVNGPYYEKIIKGNILIADILPPPAFIVQSYAIVLQMLNTTDRAERDELEKRGAGLRKEYEEAHQKWVVDTKVDDPAIKKLLLEDSYKPAMAFYDLRDRQFLPAMKRGDRARAFAVATGDMDRFYHQHRLVIDDIVKAANAYNLNIENQVKTEIDRRTTWLVVSSIAVLALIGLGLGVGLSRSISQSLSETLNALSVTSSEMAATVEQQERTAVLQSAAVHETTTTMDELDASFNQTAEMVKVAAETAQDAAGAASDGLETVRQTLEGMNHLKEKVAAVSEQISNLSEQTAQISTITRVVGDLANQTNMLALNAAVEAARAGEHGKGFGVVAAEIRNLADASKKSAERINSLVEDIRRATDATVMATEEGTKTVESDMRLAEQTAVAFNGIVASSNSALEAAQQTLLAVPQQVAAVRQVLAAMEDLNRGAKETADGLGQTRASVDNLREASLQLKAMV; encoded by the coding sequence ATGAATTCTCTGCGCAGGTTGAATGTCAAAAGCAAACTGGCTCTTCTGATTGGTTGCTTCGTTGTGAGCTTCATCGCGTTTGCCCTCGTTGCCCGCAACACGCTCGAACAAGCGAAAGTCAATGGGCCGTATTACGAAAAAATTATCAAGGGCAATATTCTAATTGCCGATATTTTGCCGCCTCCTGCTTTTATCGTTCAATCCTATGCCATCGTGTTGCAGATGCTCAACACCACCGACCGCGCCGAACGCGATGAACTGGAAAAGCGTGGCGCAGGCTTGCGCAAGGAATACGAAGAAGCTCATCAGAAATGGGTTGTGGACACGAAGGTAGACGACCCGGCCATTAAGAAACTCCTGCTCGAAGATTCCTATAAGCCAGCTATGGCTTTTTATGACCTGCGCGACCGGCAGTTCCTTCCGGCGATGAAAAGAGGCGATCGCGCGCGTGCCTTCGCTGTAGCCACCGGAGATATGGATCGCTTCTATCATCAGCATCGCCTTGTTATCGACGATATCGTAAAGGCGGCCAATGCTTATAACCTGAACATAGAAAATCAGGTAAAAACAGAAATCGACCGCCGTACTACGTGGCTCGTGGTATCCAGCATTGCCGTTCTGGCGCTGATTGGCTTGGGGTTGGGTGTCGGACTTAGCCGTTCGATTTCGCAGTCGCTTTCCGAAACATTGAACGCGCTTTCGGTAACGTCCTCCGAGATGGCAGCTACCGTCGAACAGCAGGAGCGCACCGCCGTTTTGCAATCGGCGGCAGTGCATGAAACCACCACGACGATGGACGAACTGGATGCCTCGTTTAACCAGACGGCGGAAATGGTGAAAGTCGCTGCCGAAACCGCGCAGGATGCCGCAGGCGCGGCTTCCGATGGGCTGGAAACCGTGCGGCAAACGCTGGAAGGCATGAATCATCTCAAGGAAAAAGTGGCCGCCGTTTCCGAACAGATTTCGAATCTCAGCGAACAAACCGCGCAGATTTCAACCATCACGCGCGTCGTCGGCGACCTGGCCAACCAGACCAATATGCTGGCGCTCAACGCGGCGGTCGAAGCAGCGCGCGCGGGCGAACACGGCAAGGGCTTTGGCGTTGTCGCTGCCGAAATTCGCAACCTGGCCGATGCCAGCAAGAAATCGGCGGAGCGCATCAACTCGCTTGTCGAAGACATCCGCCGCGCAACCGATGCGACGGTGATGGCTACCGAAGAAGGCACGAAAACCGTCGAATCCGATATGCGGCTCGCTGAGCAAACGGCGGTTGCTTTCAACGGAATCGTGGCATCGTCAAACTCGGCGCTTGAAGCCGCGCAGCAAACGCTGCTGGCTGTTCCGCAGCAGGTGGCGGCGGTGCGACAAGTGCTGGCAGCGATGGAAGACCTGAATCGCGGTGCCAAAGAAACCGCCGACGGGCTGGGACAAACACGCGCGAGCGTCGATAATTTGCGCGAAGCGTCGTTGCAATTGAAGGCGATGGTTTAG